From the Alkalibacter rhizosphaerae genome, one window contains:
- a CDS encoding cobalamin B12-binding domain-containing protein, giving the protein MHEALVKAITELNEEKVLKIIKAELEKGTDSNELLSVLQQGMDNVGALYEKSEYFIADLIMSGIIFREVLDLEAMRFHKDYVGEKPVGTIILGTVRGDLHDIGKDIFKDLANSAGFQVYDLGVDVDPKKFVDKYLETKADIVGMSGVLSLAITGMKETVDLFEEAGLRDKVKIIVGGNLINKDSAAFIGADGHSNNAMEGLKICKSWIKNKA; this is encoded by the coding sequence ATGCATGAAGCATTGGTAAAAGCCATAACCGAGTTGAATGAGGAAAAAGTGCTCAAGATCATCAAAGCGGAACTGGAAAAGGGAACGGACAGCAACGAATTGTTGTCGGTCCTTCAGCAGGGAATGGACAATGTAGGCGCCTTGTATGAAAAAAGCGAGTACTTCATTGCTGACTTGATCATGTCCGGCATCATTTTTCGTGAAGTGCTGGATTTGGAGGCCATGCGATTCCATAAGGATTACGTTGGGGAAAAACCCGTCGGAACCATTATCCTGGGAACGGTTCGGGGAGACCTACACGATATCGGAAAAGATATCTTCAAAGACCTGGCCAACTCTGCCGGATTTCAAGTATATGATCTTGGGGTGGACGTGGACCCCAAAAAATTCGTGGACAAATATCTGGAAACCAAAGCGGATATCGTCGGCATGAGCGGTGTACTCAGCCTTGCCATAACAGGAATGAAGGAAACGGTGGATCTTTTTGAAGAAGCCGGACTTCGAGACAAGGTGAAGATCATCGTTGGCGGCAATCTGATCAATAAGGACTCGGCGGCATTCATTGGCGCTGACGGGCATTCCAACAATGCCATGGAAGGGTTGAAGATTTGTAAATCCTGGATCAAAAATAAGGCATAG